The Fortiea contorta PCC 7126 genome has a segment encoding these proteins:
- a CDS encoding methyl-accepting chemotaxis protein: MVRKFNGSYPRKKSDSHLSLPIKVISPPVELSDSSAQTPKKPFIQRFYNLPISRKQWIALLASELVSILGIGIAGTVIITSGLRNQLVEQAKSEVVVTDINYNIKVNQMGFGFRGQSDNAAIIKAAQLHTSGKVLDANLKAEVKQILINEVKARTIEYATLVGKDFQIIVNANANREGEIFNPSNLVNEVFKNPQQIKATRIVSWSELSRESPPLQDGISKEDALIRYTVTPVKDPNTKVVIGALISGDIINSKDTIVRSTLRATGGGYSAIYMRKPTGEFALATALEQGQLDELNQSVANIELPPETKQSLLTAVVNTPDTKIVTGRVSIGKNIYTIAAKAIPNKIIEESDKQRIVFGNQPVAILVRGTPETTLNKLLEQSLIAELLIVFVALVIVFIWALILKRGIITPIEELQQTAQKFADGDRTSRCSVFATDEIGQLAVTFNKMADSIIAQASHQENEARLALQLNEITSRLRETLNSETIIKTAVNSLREVLVVDRLVFYRLQADWQATIIAESVGYEWPGSLGVKIHNPYLVREYLEDYETGMVKAVNNIHKAGLNSSELEQLEKLGVKAYLLAPIFVNKQLQGLLVAHQCTNQHQWRDIEINLFKQVAIQVGFALEQAELLRRLEQGRQNAETVSIGERQQKEALQLQILQLLNHIEGVTRGDLTVHADVKDGEIGTVADFFNSIVESLRLIVTKVKKSATQVNYAIASNEGAINQLAAEALTQAEEINHIQNAIDQMTDSIQSVAANARQAAIVAENASRSATESEQAIDLTVDNILAVRETVNETAKKIKHLGESTQEISRVVSLINQIALQTNLLAINAGIEANRAGDEGQGFAIVAEEVGELAARSAFATQEVEQIVTNIQRETNELVQTIEQGTSQVVEGTRIVTNAKQSLSQILHVSHQIDFLVRSISTAATSQVQTSQTVTQLIQEIAAVSQRTSTSSRLVSESLQQTVEISQGLQETVEMFKVS; the protein is encoded by the coding sequence ATGGTTCGTAAGTTTAATGGCAGTTATCCCAGAAAGAAATCAGATTCTCACTTATCATTGCCGATTAAGGTGATATCACCACCAGTGGAATTAAGTGATAGTTCTGCACAAACACCTAAAAAACCTTTTATTCAAAGATTTTATAATCTGCCAATTAGTCGCAAACAATGGATTGCTCTGCTAGCATCTGAATTAGTCTCTATTTTGGGAATTGGGATTGCAGGCACAGTCATTATTACTAGTGGTTTGCGGAATCAATTAGTTGAACAAGCCAAATCAGAAGTCGTCGTTACCGATATTAATTACAATATTAAAGTCAATCAGATGGGCTTTGGTTTTCGGGGACAATCAGATAATGCCGCAATTATTAAAGCTGCCCAACTTCATACGTCAGGTAAGGTTTTAGACGCGAATTTAAAGGCAGAAGTTAAACAAATTCTCATTAATGAAGTTAAAGCCAGAACAATTGAATATGCTACTTTAGTCGGCAAAGATTTTCAAATTATTGTCAATGCTAATGCTAATCGAGAAGGGGAAATTTTTAATCCTAGTAACTTAGTTAATGAAGTTTTTAAAAATCCTCAACAAATTAAAGCTACGAGAATCGTTAGCTGGTCAGAATTAAGTCGAGAATCACCACCTTTACAAGATGGTATTAGTAAAGAAGATGCTTTAATTCGTTATACAGTTACACCTGTTAAAGACCCTAACACCAAGGTAGTCATTGGAGCGTTAATCTCTGGAGATATTATCAACAGTAAAGATACAATTGTTAGATCGACACTCAGAGCTACTGGGGGTGGATATAGTGCAATTTATATGCGGAAACCCACAGGAGAATTTGCTTTAGCTACTGCTCTAGAACAGGGTCAATTAGATGAACTAAATCAATCTGTAGCTAATATTGAATTACCGCCAGAAACGAAACAATCTTTATTGACTGCTGTTGTGAATACTCCGGATACAAAAATAGTAACTGGGCGAGTATCAATTGGCAAGAATATTTACACGATCGCAGCGAAGGCTATACCTAATAAAATTATTGAAGAATCCGATAAACAACGCATTGTTTTTGGTAATCAACCCGTAGCAATTTTAGTGCGGGGAACTCCGGAAACTACTCTCAACAAATTGCTAGAACAAAGCTTAATTGCCGAGCTATTAATTGTTTTTGTGGCTTTAGTAATTGTGTTTATCTGGGCGTTAATTCTCAAACGAGGAATTATTACACCAATTGAAGAATTACAACAAACAGCGCAAAAATTTGCTGATGGCGATCGCACTTCTCGATGTTCGGTGTTTGCTACTGACGAAATCGGTCAATTAGCAGTCACGTTTAACAAAATGGCAGATAGCATCATAGCTCAAGCTAGCCATCAAGAAAATGAAGCCAGATTAGCACTACAACTCAATGAAATTACTAGTCGCTTGCGAGAAACACTCAACAGCGAAACAATTATAAAAACTGCAGTCAATAGTCTGCGAGAAGTTTTAGTCGTTGATCGTTTGGTTTTCTATCGTTTGCAAGCCGATTGGCAAGCTACAATTATTGCTGAATCTGTTGGTTATGAATGGCCAGGAAGTTTAGGTGTCAAGATTCATAATCCCTATTTGGTGCGGGAATATTTAGAAGACTACGAAACAGGAATGGTGAAAGCGGTTAACAACATCCATAAAGCCGGTTTAAATTCCTCTGAACTTGAACAATTAGAAAAATTAGGGGTTAAGGCTTATTTATTAGCGCCCATTTTTGTGAACAAACAGCTACAAGGTTTATTAGTAGCGCATCAATGTACTAATCAACATCAATGGCGAGATATAGAAATAAATTTATTTAAACAGGTAGCAATTCAAGTTGGTTTTGCGCTCGAACAAGCAGAATTGCTCCGCAGGTTAGAACAAGGGCGCCAAAATGCAGAAACAGTTTCTATTGGCGAAAGACAGCAAAAAGAAGCTTTGCAATTGCAAATTTTGCAACTGCTGAATCATATTGAAGGTGTCACCAGAGGCGATTTGACGGTACATGCTGACGTTAAAGATGGAGAAATTGGTACTGTGGCTGATTTCTTTAATTCTATTGTCGAAAGTCTGCGCTTGATTGTCACCAAAGTCAAGAAGTCTGCTACTCAAGTGAATTATGCGATCGCTTCTAATGAAGGTGCGATTAATCAGCTAGCAGCAGAAGCTCTCACCCAAGCTGAGGAAATTAACCATATCCAAAACGCTATCGACCAAATGACGGATTCCATTCAATCTGTGGCTGCAAATGCTCGACAGGCTGCTATTGTAGCTGAAAATGCTTCGCGCTCGGCTACGGAAAGCGAACAAGCAATAGATTTGACAGTGGATAATATTTTGGCTGTGCGGGAAACTGTTAACGAAACTGCTAAAAAAATTAAGCATCTCGGTGAATCTACTCAAGAAATCTCTCGTGTAGTGTCCTTAATTAATCAAATTGCACTGCAAACCAACTTATTAGCAATTAACGCGGGGATTGAAGCCAATCGAGCGGGAGATGAAGGTCAAGGTTTTGCCATAGTTGCAGAAGAAGTCGGCGAGTTAGCAGCCCGTTCTGCTTTCGCTACCCAAGAAGTCGAACAAATTGTTACCAATATTCAACGAGAAACCAACGAACTCGTACAAACCATTGAACAAGGAACTTCTCAAGTGGTCGAAGGGACGCGGATTGTGACAAATGCAAAGCAGAGTTTAAGTCAGATATTGCATGTGTCGCATCAAATTGATTTCCTGGTGCGGTCAATTTCCACCGCAGCTACATCTCAAGTGCAAACATCGCAAACAGTCACTCAATTGATCCAAGAAATCGCCGCTGTCTCACAACGCACCAGCACTTCTTCTCGCTTGGTTTCTGAATCTCTGCAACAAACTGTAGAAATTTCCCAAGGACTGCAGGAAACTGTGGAGATGTTTAAGGTAAGTTAG
- a CDS encoding hybrid sensor histidine kinase/response regulator, whose amino-acid sequence MLQDKELEIQMQFLEEATDYLNTLEGVLLEINASNRIDLDRINGALRAAHSIKGGAGMMGFRTLSDLAHRLEDSLKVLKTRKNSLEIDTQLQSLLLSGVDWLRQIVELLSEGNAIEEEWLATFCYPVFDELHERLGDPTPEDATTMLSPEEGQDIIPLLFETEVEGCLQRLESVLMDSEQPCLQEEVAIMAAELGGLGEMLQLAAFSQLCESVTQHLAAADPQQVTEIAQLALQAWRRSQALVLTNQLDSLPTAIELSTSPVTDADTAAAIAQFLAADTATSPMESLAVDELDELDAESADESWLDEKIIAASFESLEEEIEPEIKIPAPVSAGEIPTTDYKFVERKAETNGAGKDRDTTENTVRVPSKQLEQINDLFGELIIQRNGLNLQLERLRKLIRNLSQRVQVLDRENQELRAAYDKISTQALAASGIPPLTDNYREYNFAHDNGYQTPGVENGFDALEMDRYSELNLLSQEVMETIVQVQEVTTDVQLSVDDADQIARKLNKTSKHLQTKLTQVRMRPLADLTDRFPRALRDLNVEYGKNVQLKIEGGNTLIERSILEALNDPLMHLLRNAFDHGIEDSITRRALGKSEQGLIQIKATHRSNRTLITVRDDGRGISLDKIRDRALNMGLDASLLASASDEELLSLIFEPGFTTSDRVTTLSGRGVGMDVVRNNLKLIRGDIKVDTQPGVGTTFTLSVPFTLSVARVLLVESNRMLLAFPTDVVSEIFLLQNEQVFAMAGSEVINWQGNMLSLIRVGRYLEFNSPRYNSPDLETPPAINASSVLIIKTSTQSVAVQVDRCWGEQEVAIRQIEGNIPLPEGFNNCTILGDGRVVPLVNTNEFLYWITTNQRAPRGNQLPSARLKTAFLVSHDDKLTTPSPNQKGTILIVDDSINVRRFLALTLEKGGYQVEQAKDGQDALDKLQNGLQVQAVICDIEMPRLDGYGFLGRVKSNMDMKNIPIAMLTSRSSAKHRQLAIQLGARAYFSKPYNEQELLRTLEDIIFSVTGTLSSHNN is encoded by the coding sequence ATGCTGCAAGACAAAGAACTGGAAATCCAGATGCAGTTTCTGGAAGAAGCCACCGATTACCTCAATACCTTAGAGGGGGTATTGTTAGAAATCAACGCCAGCAACCGCATCGATTTGGATAGGATTAATGGAGCACTGCGCGCTGCTCATTCTATCAAAGGCGGCGCGGGAATGATGGGATTTCGGACGCTGAGTGATTTAGCGCACCGTTTAGAAGATTCCTTGAAGGTTTTAAAAACGCGCAAAAACTCTTTAGAAATTGATACCCAGTTACAAAGTTTATTGCTATCTGGGGTAGACTGGCTACGCCAAATAGTAGAGCTGCTTTCAGAAGGAAATGCGATTGAAGAAGAATGGTTAGCAACTTTTTGTTACCCAGTTTTTGATGAGCTACATGAGCGTTTGGGCGACCCCACCCCAGAAGACGCCACCACCATGCTCTCACCGGAAGAGGGACAAGATATTATCCCGCTGTTATTTGAAACTGAGGTAGAAGGCTGTTTACAGCGGTTGGAATCTGTCTTGATGGATAGTGAACAGCCTTGCTTACAAGAAGAAGTAGCCATTATGGCTGCAGAATTGGGTGGTTTGGGGGAAATGTTGCAGTTAGCGGCTTTTAGTCAATTGTGTGAGTCGGTGACTCAGCATTTAGCAGCCGCAGATCCTCAGCAAGTGACAGAAATTGCTCAGTTAGCATTGCAAGCTTGGCGGCGATCGCAGGCTTTGGTACTGACAAATCAATTAGACAGTTTACCTACAGCGATCGAGTTGAGCACATCTCCTGTGACTGACGCAGATACAGCCGCAGCGATCGCCCAGTTTCTCGCCGCAGATACAGCCACCTCACCAATGGAATCACTCGCAGTGGATGAGTTGGATGAATTGGATGCAGAATCAGCCGACGAAAGCTGGTTGGATGAAAAAATTATTGCAGCTAGTTTTGAATCTTTAGAAGAGGAAATTGAGCCAGAAATTAAAATCCCTGCACCAGTCAGCGCTGGAGAAATTCCCACCACTGATTACAAGTTTGTGGAACGCAAAGCTGAAACCAACGGCGCTGGTAAAGACCGCGACACCACAGAAAACACAGTCCGGGTTCCCAGCAAGCAACTTGAGCAAATCAATGATTTGTTTGGGGAATTGATCATTCAGCGCAATGGATTGAATCTGCAACTAGAAAGATTACGCAAGTTGATTCGCAACCTAAGTCAACGGGTGCAAGTTCTTGACCGCGAAAATCAGGAATTAAGGGCAGCATACGATAAAATTTCTACTCAAGCCTTGGCTGCATCTGGTATTCCACCGTTAACAGACAATTATCGAGAATATAATTTTGCTCATGATAATGGCTACCAAACACCAGGCGTAGAGAACGGGTTTGACGCTTTAGAAATGGATCGCTATAGCGAATTAAATCTGTTGTCCCAAGAGGTGATGGAAACCATTGTTCAGGTACAAGAGGTAACAACTGACGTTCAACTCAGCGTTGATGATGCTGATCAAATTGCGCGCAAGTTAAACAAAACATCAAAACACTTGCAGACCAAGTTGACGCAAGTAAGAATGCGTCCTCTAGCCGATTTAACTGATCGGTTTCCTAGAGCCTTGCGTGACCTGAATGTAGAATACGGTAAAAATGTCCAGTTAAAAATTGAAGGTGGTAACACCTTGATTGAACGCAGTATTTTAGAAGCATTGAATGACCCGTTAATGCACTTACTGCGGAATGCTTTTGATCATGGTATCGAAGACTCGATTACTCGCCGCGCTTTAGGTAAATCAGAGCAAGGATTGATTCAAATTAAAGCTACTCATCGCAGTAATCGCACCTTGATTACTGTACGTGATGATGGGCGAGGGATTTCTTTAGATAAAATCCGCGATCGCGCTCTAAATATGGGCTTAGATGCTTCTCTGTTAGCTAGCGCTAGCGATGAAGAGTTACTATCGCTCATTTTTGAGCCAGGATTCACCACCTCCGACCGCGTTACCACTTTATCTGGTCGCGGTGTGGGAATGGATGTAGTGCGTAATAACCTCAAACTTATCCGTGGTGACATCAAAGTTGATACTCAACCGGGTGTGGGTACTACTTTTACGCTCTCTGTACCGTTTACACTCTCGGTGGCGCGAGTGCTACTAGTCGAGAGCAATAGAATGTTATTGGCGTTTCCCACTGATGTCGTTTCCGAAATCTTTTTACTACAAAACGAGCAAGTTTTTGCAATGGCGGGTAGTGAAGTTATTAACTGGCAAGGTAATATGTTGTCATTAATCCGCGTTGGTCGCTACTTAGAATTTAATAGTCCCCGTTACAATAGCCCAGATTTAGAAACTCCACCAGCGATTAATGCTAGTAGTGTTTTAATCATCAAAACTAGTACTCAGTCTGTCGCTGTGCAAGTAGATCGTTGTTGGGGTGAGCAAGAAGTTGCTATTCGTCAAATTGAAGGGAATATCCCGCTACCTGAAGGCTTTAATAATTGCACAATTCTCGGTGATGGTCGGGTGGTGCCGTTAGTTAATACTAATGAATTCTTGTATTGGATTACTACTAACCAACGCGCTCCCAGAGGAAATCAATTACCATCAGCTAGATTAAAAACAGCTTTTCTTGTGTCCCATGATGACAAATTAACCACACCATCTCCTAATCAAAAAGGCACAATTTTAATCGTTGATGACTCTATTAATGTCCGTCGCTTTTTAGCTTTAACTTTAGAAAAAGGAGGATATCAAGTAGAACAAGCGAAAGACGGTCAAGACGCTTTGGATAAACTGCAAAATGGCTTACAAGTGCAAGCTGTGATTTGTGATATTGAAATGCCTCGCCTTGATGGTTATGGCTTTTTAGGACGAGTGAAATCTAACATGGATATGAAAAATATTCCCATCGCCATGTTGACTTCGCGCAGTAGCGCTAAACATCGACAATTAGCAATCCAACTGGGGGCGCGAGCTTATTTCTCTAAACCCTATAACGAGCAGGAATTGCTCCGGACTCTAGAAGATATCATTTTTTCTGTCACTGGCACTTTGTCATCTCATAACAATTGA
- a CDS encoding methyl-accepting chemotaxis protein: MLNKTDTANNNDARNGASRMTSEKVNESVVQIPLKSSNQTDRRVSSNQLVNYFKRLNLSTKVTALAIAIGTIPVLGIGAIAYSVANKSISQQITQAQEAEAIALTDQVNRFMFERYGDVKILSNLPLLNNAKVKDVTTVQDKQAVLDHFLESYKVYDSAAVIDLNGNPIATGTNETIPNLKDRNYFQTVLQKNTALLTQPQISKTSGLLSVYALAPVKDSVTGQTVAIVRLRMPVKSIDEVIKNYAVNGHEYHLIDESGKFFAAAEKKHIGRDAKKDFPGLDALQTAKKTNSFVTVDQIDQQTQLVSYVPSRKLEGLPELKWEVVVATDVAVAFAPQKQFLWTIAIGTGLTALIVAAIAAWLAKRATQPIVQATEAVSKLGQGELNTRLEVRTEDELGVLGSNINQMADKLQALVKEQELETERAKLLAEITLRVRRNLKIEDIYKTAVKEVRQALKTDRVLIYELHPPTWEGVVVAESIGGIWPKMNGLEIDDPCFRERHVETYKEGRVRAIANISQEPTLGSNTCYTQMLEKYAVKGNLIAPIIAENNLLGLLIAHHCESPRVWQQSEIDLMKQTAIQISYAIEQAHLLQELEKARAAAQLDSETERGQKVALQNQLLELLSDVEGAARGDLTVRADVTAGEIGTVADFFNSIVESLRDIVTQVKKAATQVNTAVGSNENAIRQLAEEALTQSAEINRTLDAVDFMTHSIQAVAENAQQAAVIANHAAHTATKSGQAMDLTVQNILSLRETVGETAKKVKRLGESSQQISRVVSLINQIAMQTNLLAINAGIEAARAGEEGQGFAVVAEEVGELAARSAAATKEIEQIVDNIQRETSEVVQAMEVGTSQVVEGTRIVEDAKQSLGQILEVSRQIDYLVQSISTATTSQVETSQTVSELMKAIAAVSQRTSDSSRLVSESLQQTVDISQELQETVGTFKVS, from the coding sequence ATGTTAAATAAAACTGACACGGCTAATAATAATGATGCTCGCAATGGAGCGTCACGGATGACATCAGAAAAAGTCAATGAGAGTGTGGTACAAATACCGCTGAAATCTAGTAATCAAACTGATCGTCGTGTTTCCTCGAATCAGCTAGTTAACTATTTTAAGCGGTTAAATTTAAGTACAAAAGTCACAGCTTTAGCGATCGCTATTGGCACAATACCTGTATTAGGAATTGGGGCTATCGCCTATAGTGTCGCCAATAAATCGATTTCGCAGCAAATTACCCAAGCCCAAGAAGCAGAAGCGATCGCTTTAACTGATCAAGTCAACCGTTTTATGTTTGAACGGTACGGAGATGTTAAGATTTTGTCTAATCTGCCGTTATTGAACAATGCCAAAGTTAAAGACGTCACGACAGTTCAAGACAAGCAAGCAGTATTAGACCACTTTTTAGAAAGTTACAAAGTTTATGATAGCGCCGCTGTCATCGACCTCAACGGTAATCCAATCGCCACCGGTACCAACGAAACTATTCCCAATCTCAAAGACAGGAACTATTTTCAAACTGTCCTGCAAAAAAATACGGCACTGCTTACGCAACCGCAAATATCAAAAACCTCAGGATTACTGAGCGTTTATGCTCTAGCACCAGTAAAAGATAGCGTCACCGGACAAACTGTCGCCATAGTTAGACTACGGATGCCCGTAAAATCCATAGATGAGGTGATCAAAAATTACGCCGTTAATGGACATGAATATCATTTAATTGATGAATCGGGAAAATTTTTCGCAGCCGCAGAAAAAAAACATATCGGTAGAGATGCGAAGAAAGATTTTCCGGGTTTAGATGCTTTGCAAACAGCCAAAAAGACCAATAGCTTTGTGACAGTTGACCAAATTGACCAGCAAACGCAACTAGTCAGCTATGTACCATCGAGAAAACTGGAAGGGCTGCCAGAATTGAAATGGGAAGTGGTAGTGGCGACTGATGTTGCAGTGGCTTTCGCGCCACAAAAACAATTTCTGTGGACGATCGCTATTGGGACTGGACTAACTGCTTTAATTGTAGCGGCGATCGCTGCTTGGTTAGCGAAACGAGCCACACAGCCGATTGTGCAGGCTACAGAAGCGGTGAGCAAACTTGGTCAAGGTGAACTTAACACCCGGTTAGAAGTTCGCACAGAAGACGAATTAGGGGTTTTGGGTAGCAACATTAACCAGATGGCTGATAAATTGCAAGCCCTAGTCAAAGAACAAGAACTAGAAACAGAACGAGCAAAATTACTTGCAGAGATTACACTGCGGGTGCGGCGCAATCTCAAAATCGAAGACATCTACAAAACAGCAGTCAAAGAAGTCCGTCAAGCACTGAAAACAGACCGAGTGCTCATCTACGAATTGCATCCACCGACATGGGAAGGGGTAGTTGTCGCTGAATCCATCGGTGGGATCTGGCCAAAAATGAACGGCTTGGAAATCGACGACCCTTGTTTCCGGGAACGCCATGTAGAAACTTATAAAGAAGGGCGAGTCAGAGCGATCGCTAATATTTCCCAAGAGCCGACTTTGGGTAGCAATACTTGTTACACCCAAATGTTAGAAAAATACGCAGTCAAAGGCAATTTGATCGCCCCCATTATTGCAGAAAATAACCTCCTGGGTCTATTAATTGCCCATCACTGTGAAAGTCCACGAGTTTGGCAGCAATCAGAAATTGATTTGATGAAACAAACTGCAATTCAAATCAGCTACGCCATAGAACAAGCCCATCTGCTGCAAGAATTAGAAAAAGCCAGAGCCGCAGCCCAGCTAGATTCAGAGACAGAACGGGGACAAAAAGTAGCCCTGCAAAATCAACTTTTAGAACTGCTGAGTGACGTTGAAGGTGCAGCTAGAGGAGATTTAACAGTGCGGGCTGACGTGACAGCAGGGGAAATTGGCACCGTCGCCGACTTTTTCAACTCCATTGTTGAGAGTCTGCGGGATATTGTTACCCAGGTGAAAAAAGCTGCTACTCAAGTCAATACAGCGGTCGGCTCCAATGAAAACGCCATTCGCCAACTAGCAGAAGAAGCCCTCACCCAAAGTGCCGAAATTAACCGCACCTTAGATGCAGTGGACTTCATGACCCATTCCATCCAAGCCGTAGCAGAAAACGCCCAGCAAGCCGCCGTCATTGCTAACCACGCCGCCCACACCGCCACCAAGAGCGGTCAGGCGATGGATTTGACGGTGCAAAATATCCTGTCTTTGCGGGAAACTGTAGGAGAAACTGCCAAAAAAGTCAAGCGTTTAGGAGAATCTTCTCAACAAATTTCCCGCGTCGTTTCTTTGATTAACCAAATCGCCATGCAGACCAACTTGCTAGCCATTAACGCTGGGATTGAAGCCGCCCGCGCTGGTGAAGAAGGACAAGGTTTTGCGGTAGTTGCGGAAGAAGTCGGGGAACTAGCAGCCCGCAGCGCCGCTGCTACCAAAGAAATTGAGCAAATTGTCGATAACATCCAGCGGGAAACCAGCGAAGTAGTGCAGGCGATGGAAGTAGGTACTTCCCAGGTGGTGGAAGGGACAAGAATTGTGGAGGATGCTAAACAAAGTTTGGGTCAAATTTTGGAGGTGTCTCGTCAAATTGACTATTTAGTACAGTCGATTTCCACAGCCACCACTTCTCAGGTAGAAACATCCCAAACTGTGAGCGAATTGATGAAAGCGATCGCTGCAGTTTCTCAACGCACCAGTGATTCTTCCCGACTAGTATCCGAATCTTTGCAACAAACCGTCGATATTTCTCAAGAATTGCAGGAAACCGTCGGTACATTCAAGGTCAGTTAA
- a CDS encoding chemotaxis protein CheW has product MNSSKLTLSSKPNQNNLGDGYLKFQLNQQTAAVLAMRHTQEAVIVPVESVTAMPNIPGCILGLMNWRSRIIWVIDLPRMLNLESLDYRLRQYNVIVVRVESLLVGLVVQEIKGTTKFMPDEIRSPVGHVASSLVPYLRGCTVQQQEILLVLDAQAIVHSSILRSD; this is encoded by the coding sequence ATGAATAGTTCAAAACTAACACTTTCTTCTAAACCCAATCAAAATAACTTGGGTGATGGTTATCTCAAATTTCAACTAAATCAACAAACTGCCGCTGTTTTAGCGATGCGGCACACACAAGAAGCGGTTATAGTACCTGTGGAGTCTGTAACAGCGATGCCAAATATACCCGGTTGTATATTAGGGTTAATGAATTGGCGCAGTCGCATAATTTGGGTGATCGATCTACCAAGGATGCTCAACTTAGAATCCTTAGACTACAGACTGCGGCAGTACAATGTGATTGTTGTGCGAGTGGAATCGCTGCTCGTAGGTTTAGTTGTCCAAGAAATCAAAGGTACAACTAAGTTTATGCCAGACGAAATTCGTTCACCTGTGGGTCATGTAGCATCTAGTTTAGTGCCATATCTACGGGGTTGCACTGTGCAACAGCAAGAAATTTTGCTGGTGTTGGATGCACAAGCTATTGTTCATTCTTCTATTCTCCGCAGTGATTAG
- a CDS encoding response regulator, whose translation MNITLLGTILIVEDSPSELELMSHYLEESGYQVIQARGAKEAVEKAIRQRPDVIVTDVVMPGISGFELCRLLKKNPDTEKVPIVICSSKNLEIDRLWGMRQGADAYLTKPYTREQLLRAIKSVVI comes from the coding sequence ATGAATATCACCTTACTCGGCACGATTTTAATTGTAGAGGATTCTCCCAGCGAATTAGAGTTAATGAGCCATTATCTTGAAGAAAGCGGCTATCAAGTAATTCAAGCTCGTGGTGCCAAAGAAGCTGTGGAAAAAGCCATACGACAACGACCAGATGTGATTGTAACTGATGTAGTGATGCCGGGTATAAGTGGATTTGAATTGTGTCGATTATTAAAGAAAAATCCAGATACAGAAAAAGTTCCGATTGTAATTTGTAGTTCTAAAAATTTAGAAATTGACCGTTTGTGGGGGATGAGACAGGGTGCAGATGCTTATCTCACTAAACCGTACACACGCGAGCAGCTCTTACGTGCTATTAAATCAGTAGTAATTTGA
- a CDS encoding response regulator gives MSTTPTGSYKLFQKLHPLSLLAQLTSRRATGHLRVYSGTVSWSIYLEDGKLTYASYSDKLFERLDSHLRRLSQQVPNLNSATRVQMRLMFEGKNETQSTANADYQAICWLVDQEYITPSQAAYLIDELAKEVLESFLSLKEGSYEFNSDVSLGELAKFGRLDLRLLVEHCQKQLRNRQNIQSSVPAGGISSSVSTPKVAQTQSQSQIKVGQQLPLPRQPNFDVPEHRNSTVTQLPVNKNLYTIACIDDSQTVLNSIKHFLDENTFYVVMINDPVKALMQILRSKPDLILLDVEMPNLDGYELCSLLRRHSNFKNTPIIMVTGRTGFIDRAKAKVVRSSGYLTKPFTQSDLLKMVFKHIG, from the coding sequence ATGAGCACAACTCCTACAGGTAGCTACAAGTTGTTTCAGAAACTACATCCATTATCACTGTTAGCGCAACTCACAAGTCGGCGTGCTACGGGCCACTTACGTGTATATAGTGGAACAGTTTCTTGGTCAATTTATCTGGAAGACGGTAAACTTACTTATGCCTCGTATTCAGATAAACTGTTTGAGCGGCTTGATAGCCATTTGCGACGTCTAAGCCAGCAAGTTCCCAATCTCAACAGCGCTACTCGTGTGCAAATGCGGCTGATGTTTGAGGGAAAGAACGAAACTCAGTCTACAGCAAATGCAGATTATCAAGCTATTTGCTGGTTAGTTGATCAAGAATACATCACCCCTTCCCAAGCAGCTTATTTGATAGATGAGTTGGCGAAAGAAGTATTAGAGTCATTTTTGTCCTTAAAAGAAGGAAGTTATGAGTTTAATTCTGATGTTTCTTTGGGCGAATTAGCAAAGTTTGGACGATTAGATCTGCGCTTATTAGTTGAACATTGTCAGAAGCAGCTACGCAATCGACAAAATATCCAGTCATCAGTGCCGGCGGGGGGAATTTCGTCATCTGTATCCACACCAAAAGTTGCTCAAACTCAATCACAATCGCAAATAAAAGTTGGGCAACAATTACCATTACCAAGACAACCTAATTTCGATGTACCTGAGCACCGCAATAGCACAGTTACCCAGCTACCTGTTAATAAGAACCTGTATACAATTGCCTGCATTGATGACAGTCAAACAGTACTAAATTCCATCAAGCATTTTTTGGATGAGAATACATTTTATGTGGTGATGATAAACGATCCAGTCAAGGCTTTGATGCAAATACTCCGCAGTAAACCAGACCTGATTTTGCTGGATGTAGAAATGCCAAATTTAGATGGTTATGAGTTATGTTCTTTATTGCGAAGGCATTCAAATTTCAAGAATACACCAATTATTATGGTGACTGGTAGAACCGGGTTTATTGACAGAGCTAAGGCAAAAGTAGTGAGGTCTTCGGGTTATTTAACCAAGCCTTTTACGCAATCAGATTTATTAAAAATGGTGTTTAAACATATCGGTTAA